TCCCGCGCATAAAACGGATGATCACGAATTCCTAAAAGCTAATTCGAGCCGATTCGAGCAATTCGTCGGCAGCAACACACAACCATAGTTCACTATTCACGCTTCATCATCCTCCCTTTCAAAGCAGAACGCCTGGCTTCGCGTCGGCACTCTCATCGACGGCGTATCCTCCTCTCCACTACGCGACGCCCATCTCGTCTACAACGATAGCGAGATCCTCTACGTCGGCGCCACCGCGCCTCCTGCCAGGCTCGTCGTCGATCGCTCTATCCCCGATCGAGAGCTTCCTCGGCACACGATTCTCCCGGGCCTGATCGAATCGCACGCCCACTTGTTCCTTGAAGGAGCGGAGCTGGACTTCGAAAAACGCAAAGCCTACCTGAAGCAATCTCCCACCATGCTGCTCGCAAAGGCGATCCTGCGCCTCGAAAAGCTGCTGAAACTCGGTATCACCGCGTATCGAGACGCTGGCGACAAGGACGGCGTAGGCATCGCCCTGAGCAAGCTCTACCGTTCCCCGAGCCATCCAGCGATGCCTTATGTTGAAAGCCCCGGGCCCGCCATTCACCACCGAGGACGCTACGGATCCTTCATGGCCGAACCGATCGAAGATCATGCCCATCCCGCTAGTGTGGTCGAACACCGAATCAAGCTAGGGGCAGATCGTATCAAACTTATCCCTACAGGAATCATCAACTTCAAGAAAGGCCTCGTCACAGCGAAACCTCAGATGGACGCGCAAGAAGTCAAGGCCTTCACCGAAGCGGCCAAGGAGCGAGGGAAGCAGACCTTCGCCCACGCGTCAGGCTCGGATGGGATCCAAAACGCTATCGATGGCGGCGTGGACTCTGTCGAGCACGGCTTCTTCATCACCGACGAGCAGCTCGCCCGGATGCGAGATCTCGACATCGCATGGACGCCGACCTTCGCTCCCGTTCAGGTCCAAGTGGACGAAGCGGAACGCATGGGATGGGACCAAACCGTCGTTTCCCATTTGCGGCGCATCCTCGAAAGCCATTCGCGCAGCCTGGCGAAGGCGCAGGCACGAGGCGTCAAAATCGTCGCCGGCAGCGACGCTGGCAGCTGCGGCGTGGGTCATGGCACGCATTTCCTCTCCGAGCTGGAGCTGATGGAGCAGGCCGGCCTCAGTCCGCTTCAGGTCATCAACTCGGCCACTGGCGTACCGGCTTCCCGACTCGGCTTCAGCGAGCGTTTCGGCAGTTTGACGGCGGGCTGCAAGCCACGCTTCATCCTCACCGAGCACGATCCGCTGGCCTGCGTTTCCCAGCTAAGGCTGCCCAAGATCACTCACTTCGATGGCCGCGAATTCGTCGGATCGGAGTCCGACGACATCAGCGGGCTCTAGCCAACCACGGGTCCAACCTTTTCGTTATGTACAACTTAAGGGATGTCTGAGCCAGCTCGTCCCTGTTTTTACGACTTCTCGCTTGATTTCAGCATTCGCACTGGTTCCTATCTGCGCCGATGGCAGAATCGAACTATACCGAGTCGAGCATCAAGTCCCTCAGTCCCCGAGAACACATCCGCCTTCGCCCTGGCATGTACATTGGCAAGCTTGGCGACGGCTCCTCTCCAGACGACGGTATCTACGTGCTCATCAAGGAAATCATCGACAACTCGATCGATGAGCATACCTCCGGACACGGCAATCGGATCGATATCACCATCCAGGACGAAACCGTCACCGTGCGCGATTACGGTCGTGGCATCCCGCTGGGCAAAGTGGTCGACTGCGTTTCCGTCATCAACACCGGAGCCAAGTACGATTCCGAAACCTTTCAGAAGTCCGTCGGCCTAAACGGCGTCGGCACCAAGGCGGTCAACTTCCTCTCCGAAACCTTCAGCGCAGCCGCCTTCCGCGAAGGCAAGACCAAACGGGCTGATTTCGAGCACGGCGAGCTGGTCAACGACGGGCGCAAAACCAAGTCCGACGAAAAGGACGGCACCTTCGTGCAGTTCGTGCCCGACCACAGCATCTTCAAAAACTACACGTTTCGCCTCGAATACGTGGAGGCGATGCTCTGGAACTACGCCTACCTCAACACCGGCCTCACCCTCTCGCTCAACGGAGAAACCTTCAAGTCGGAGAACGGGCTGAAGGACCTGCTGCAGGACAACCTCTCAGGCGACATTCTCTACCCCATCATCCACTTGAAGGGAGACGATATCGAAGTCGCCATCACTCACGGGACGCACTACAGCGAGGAGTACTTCTCGTTCGTGAACGGCCAGCACACCACCATGGGCGGCACCCATCAGGCCGCGTTCCGCGAAGCGATCGTCAAGACCATACGCGAGTTCTTCAACAAGAACTACGATCCGGCGGACGTGCGCACCTCCATCATATCCGCAATCTCAATACGCGTGCAGGAGCCGGTGTTCGAGTCGCAAACGAAAACCAAGCTCGGCTCCCAGAACATCGCCCCCAAAGGGCCTTCCATTCGCAACTTCGTCAACACCTTCATCAAGAAGGAACTCGACGACCACCTCCACCGCTACCCGCAGACCGCCAAGGCCCTGCAGCAGAAGATCGTCTCTTCCGAAAAGGAGCGCAAGGAGCTCTCCGGCATCCGCAAGCTTGCTCGCGAAAAAGCCAAAAAGGTCAACCTGCACAACAAGAAGCTTCGCGACTGTAGGGCCCATTTCAATACGAAGCACAAGCAAGCGGAAGACGCCACGCTTTTCATAGTGGAGGGTGATTCCGCAGGCGGATCCATCACCAAGACTCGGGACGTCAACACCCAAGCAGTCTTCTCGCTCAAGGGCAAACCGCTCAACGCTTTCGGACTGAGCAAGAAGATCGTGTATCAGAACGATGAATTCAACTGCCTGCAAAGCGCCCTGGATATCGAGGACGGACTGGATACGCTGCGCTACAACAAGGTCGTCATCGCCACCGACGCCGACGTCGACGGCATGCACATCCGCATGCTGCTGCTCACCTTCTTCCTGCAGTTCTTCCCAGATTTGATACGTCAAGGGCACCTGTACATCCTCCAGACGCCCCTCTTCCGCGTCAGAAACAAGAAAAGCACCATCTACTGCTACTCGGAATCCGAGAAGGAAAAAGCCCTGAAGCAGCTGGGAAAGACCGCGGAGATCACCCGCTTCAAGGGCCTCGGAGAAGCCTCACCCGACGAATTCGCCACCTTCATTGGGCCGGATATGAAGCTCGATCCCGTCACCATGTCCCACCTGCACAACATCGACGAACTGCTCTCCTTCTACATGGGTAAGAACACGCCGCAGCGACAGGAGTTCATCATCGAGAACCTGCGCATCGAAAAAGACGTCATAGAGACGGCGGAAGCCGTATAAGCCCTATAGCGTGTCGCTCAAAAGCCCGTAGCCAAAATTCAGCTACAGACTAATCACCTGCAGACCTCCTACCTGATTCTAAATGTCGGACGACTCCCAAGACGAACTTGACCTGCCCGCAGGCGGCGAAGAGAGCGAATCTCCCGAAAAGTCGGGAAACGCCAAAGCGCCTCTCGCCTCCAACTACCAGAGCTGGTTCCTCGACTACGCCTCCTACGTCATCCTCGATCGCGCCGTTCCCGCGCTGAACGACGGCCTCAAGCCCGTGCAGCGTCGCATCATGTACTCGCTCAACGAGCTCGACGACGGACGCTACAACAAGGTCGCCAACGTGGTCGGTCACGCCATGCGCTACCATCCGCACGGCGACGCCTCCATCTACTCGGCCATGGTGGGCATGGGACAGCGTAACCTGTTGATCGATACGCAGGGCAACTGGGGAAACACGCTCACCGGTGACGGAGCCGCGGCGGCTCGTTACATCGAGGCGCGCCTTTCCCCCTTCGCCCGCGAAGTCGTCTTCAATCCCAAGACCACCAATTGGCAACTCTCCTACGACGGACGCAACAAGGAGCCGATCAATCTTCCGGTCAAATTTCCGCTGCTTCTCGCCGAAGGCTGCGAGGGCATCGCGGTCGGCCTCGCCTGCAAGATCCTGCCGCATAACTTCAACGAGATCATCGACGCCGCCATCGCCTACCTGAACAAGGAGGAGTTCGAACTGTATCCAGATTTCGAAACGGGCGGAGTTGCCGACTTCACCAACTACAACGACGGCCTGCGCGGCGGTCGCATTCTGGTTCGCGCGGTTTTCGAAAAACTGTCGAAGTACCAGATCGCCATCCGAGAGATTCCCTTCGGCTGCACCACCGGTTCGCTCATCGACTCCATCATATCCGCGAACTCCAAGGGCAAGATCAAGATCAAGAAGATCGAGGACAACACCTCGGACAAAGCGGAAATCCTCATCACCCTGCCGCCAGGATCCGACGCGGACGCCACCATCGACGCTCTCTACGTCTTCACCGACTGCCAGGTCTCGATCGCTCCTAACTCCTGTATCATTGAGAATGATACGCCCTACTTCCTGCCCGTTTCGGAAATCCTCCAACGCTCGACCGACAACGTAAAGGGGTTGCTGAAGCGCGAGCTGGAGATCAAGCTCGCCGAGCTCGAGGAGAAGTGGCACTTCGACTCGCTGGAACGCATCTTCATCGAGGAGCGCATCTACCGACGCATCGAAGAGTGCGAGACCTGGGAAGCGGTCATTTCAGAAATCCACAAAGGACTCGACCCGTTCAAGAGCCAGCTCAAGCGAGAGGTCACCGATGACGACGTGGCTCGATTGACCGAAATCCGCATCAAGCGCATTTCCAAATACAACTCCTTCAAGGCCAACGAGGAAATCAAGAAAACCGAGAAGGGAATTCGCGAGACCAAGCGCCACTTGCGCTCGCTGGTCAAGTTCACCATCGCCTACTTCGAAGCCCTGAAGGAGAAATACGGCAAAGGGCGGGAACGCCGCACCCGTATCGAAAGTTTCGAGACGATCAAGGCCGCCGAGGTCGCGCTGCCCACCGAGAAGCTCTACGTCAACCGCGAGGATGGCTTCATCGGCTTCTCCCTCAAGAAGGACGAGTTTCTGTGCGAATGCTCGCAGCTTGACGACGTCATCGCCTTCAGCTCCGACGGCACCTTCCGCGTTTCCCGCGTGGCCGACAAGGTTTTCATGGGCAAGGATATCGTGCACGTCGCCGTCTGGAAGAAAGGGGACGAAGAAACGATCTACGACATGGTCTATCGCGACGGTCCGCGCGGATCGTCCTTCGTGAAGCGCTTCGTGGTGAACGCCGTCACCCGCGACAAGGTCTACGACCTGACGAAGGGCTCCAAAGGGTCCAGGGTCCACTATTTTCGAGCCAATGCGGACGGCTCCACGCGCCCGATCAAGGTGCGCCTCACGCCGACCTGCAGCGCCCGCATCAAGGAGTTCGATTTCGACCTCGGCGAGCTCACCGTGAAGGGGCGAGCCAGCAAAGGGAACCTGCTCACCAAATACGCCATCAAATCGGTACGCGCCCACTTCAATACCGAACTGTAGCGCCCATGCCCGACATCGTCGCCGAAACGCTCGCCAAGGCCATCTCCCTGGAGCACGAGGGCAAGCCCGACGCTGCGCTGAAGATCTACGAAGAGGCGATCGGATCGGGAGCGGAGGAGGTTTTGCTGCACAGCAACCGCGGCCTCCTTCTGGATCGCATGGGCAAGGTGGAGCTCGCCTTGGCCGACTTCCGCAAGGCGAACCTCATATCGCCCAACTTTCGCGACCACTACAATGCGGGAAACATGCTGATGAAACTCGATCGCTTCGAGGACGCGCTCTCGGAATTCGAAGCGTCGCTTTCCTACCGAAACGACTACCCGGACTGCTGGGCCAACAAAGGCATCGCTCACCACGCGCTCTCGCAGCTCGAAGAGGCCCGCGAATCCTTCGACCGGGCCCTGCAGCTCAATCCAGACTTCGCGCCCGCCCATCGCTGTCTGGCGATCCTGCATCGCTCCCTCGGACGCGACTCGCTGGCCATCGGACACTTCAAAAAGGCTGCCGAAGCGGCGCCGGAAAACGCCAACGCTTGGTTCGAATACGGCTGCGCGCTCTACAAGGCGCTCGACGGCGAAACGGTCTCCTTCGATCCCTCCGGACCCGAGGGCCAGGCCGTCAACGCCTTCGATCGCGTGATCGAGCTCGCCCCTGCAAACGCCGGCGCTTGGGGCCGAAAGATCGGCGTGCTCTTTCGGCTAGCCGACGCCGCTCAAGCGGCCGACGCGCAAGCTTCCGACGAAGCCCCGCAGCTGGTGCAGCTGATCCTGGCGGATCTGGCCTCGACGCTGACCCTGGCCAGGGAGCAGTTTCCCCACGACGACTGGTTCGCGAAGCGCCAGCAGGATCTTGCGAATTTCCAGCAAGATTCGCCCTAGCCGACGGTTCGTGAGAGCTTTTCGCCAATCACTCGCTTCGGTGACCTTGTATTGTCTCCGTTTCTAGTTAGGTTTGCCCTGAACATGCGTCTTTCGTTTCGTAGGAAGCGAAATGCGACCACCGCCAGATCGCCCTTGAGCCAAGGGCTTAGAGACCGGGAGCGCGCCACGCCGACTTCTGACCAACCACCGCAGATTTGCCAACTTCAACTCAAAGCTCGCCCTCGGTTCGACGGTGCCTCGCCCTGCTCGCAAGCGCTTGCATCGCCTTTTTCGCGAGCGCCCAAGCGGAGCGTGACTCCTTCCTCGGCAGCCCCTACTTCTCCGTATACGAACCGACCTCGATCGGGAGCCAGCACGGCCTCAACCACATTTCCATCGATCCGTTCGGTCGCATCCTAGTAGCCAGCGGGGCCAACGTGTTGGCCTTCGACGGCAACGTCTGGCTCACCTACACGCCCAAGGAATTGAGCGTGAGCCAAGAGAGCTTCTCGATCCACACCATCGGGCTGGCTCCGAACGGCAAACTGTACGCGAGCACCACCACCGGCATCCACCAGTTGAGCTTCGCCGCGGGTAAGCGCTACGAGCTCCGGTCCATCGCCGATGTCGAACAGCACCATCACCAAGGGGTATCCACCTTGCTCGAGCTCGTGACGGATGGCGACATCTTCTACTTCTACGGGCAAGGATCCATCGCGGAGCTCGATACCGCCACCGAATCGGTAAGGTTCGTGCAGGAGACGTCCAGTAGCATCGCCAGCGCCGCCTTGCACCAGAACAGCCTCTACGCCTTCGGCGTCGATGGAAAGGCTTTGAAACGAGAGGGAAATCAATGGAGAGCCTTAGGCAGCGGAGAGATATTGCGCTACCGCGAAGGCATACGGTCCGCCGAGTCCTGGCCGGGAGTCGGCCTGCTGCTGGGACCTGACATCAGCGGATTGCAGCGCCTCGACGAGGAAGCCGGCATCGTGCCGTGGCCCAGCGAGATCGACCAGCTGGAAACGCACCGCATCCTGGACATGGAGCCGATCTCAGACCAAGTGCTCGCCCTCTCGGTGGCGAACAACGGCATCTTCCTAATCAACCGAAAGGGCGAAGTCATCCAGTGCCTCAGTCGCAGCATCGACTATCGTTTCGGCCAGGCAAACCACCTGATCCACGCAGGGAACGGCGTAGTTTGGGCCATCTCCGAATCGTCCGTGATCCGAGTCGACTTTCTCAAGCCGCTCACGGATATCTCAAAACTACTCCCCTACGCCACCACCTACCCGCGCATCTTCTGGCATCGCGATCGCATGCATGTGGTTTCCGACTCGAAGCTCGTAGGCGCCATCACCTCCCAAGGCGGGGCCTTGCTGGGATTCGAGCGTCTGGCAAGCGAGCTCCCTAGCAGGATCCTCAATGCGATTTCGGTGGAGGACGGCATCCTTTGCGCCACGGTGGACGGCGTGTTTCTCCTTCGAGACGACCAACGCGCCCAGCAAATAGCCGGCGTGGCCGAGTCGACCTTGGTAGTGCGGCATCCTGACTACCCGAACCAAGCGGTAGCCATCGGAGGCCAAGAGTATCGGCTGCTGAAACGGGAGGATGGGCAATGGAGGGCCACTTCGTTTTCACGTCCCTCACGTGGGTTGAGCTACGACGCGGTTCTGGACAAGGACGGCGTGATTTGGCTCGAACTCGGGGTGGGAGCCGTGGCCCGATTGGAGATGCGTCCGGACTCCTTCGACGTTCGGCGGCTCGGAGCAGCCGAGGGGCTGGCGAACTATTGGGTCAACATTTGGCAACTGGGCGAGCGCACCCTTTTCGGAGTGGGAAGCGACATGGAGTATCAAGTATGGGATGCCAACACCCAAGCGTTCACACCGGTGAAGGAAAAGATAGCGAGCGGAATCTTCAGAGACTATCCTGGCGTCACCCGCCCCGTTCTCGACTCTGAATCAAGATTGTGGGTACCGACCAACTCGAACCACGTGATCCTTAGGATGGAGGAAGACGGCTCGATATCTCGCGATACCGAAACGCTCGCCTCCATACAAAACGAGCGATTGCTCTGGGTCAGAGCGCGCGGCGAAGGGATTTGGCTCACCGGCAAGAACAAGATCTTCCACTTCAATACCGCATACGAAAAGCCGCTGCCGAACCTTCCTGAAACCTCGATTGTGAGTATCGAAGATCCCAACACGGACACCCTTCTCTTCGACGGGCTTTCCGACCAACTCAGCGACGAACGCGCCATCGCCTACCGAAACAACAGTCTGCTGATTCATGCCGCCACTCCCACCATCGCCTACCCCCACGACATCTCGCACCAGTACCGCATCCTGGGGAAGTCTCGCTACTGGCATCGTTTCTCCACGCCGGAAAGCTTGGCATTGACCAACCTGCTCGAAGGCGACTATCGCATTCAGATCCGCGCCGTATCCAACAATACATACGGCGCCCCAACGGAGTTCTCGTTCACCATCTTCCCTCCGTTCTACAGATCAGCGTACGCGTACTTTCTCTATCTTCTCACCTTCGGAATCCTGCTGTACATCGGAGTGCGCTTCATCCGGACTCGAGCCGAGCGACGCAACAAGTTGCTCCAATCCGTAGTCGACCTGCGCACGAGAGAGCTGCGCGTGGCCAACGACGAGCTGAAGACGCTCGTTCGCAAGGCCGAATCCGCGACCATCGCCAAAACCGCTTTCCTTCACAACGTGAGTCACGAGATGAGAACGCCGCTCAACGGAATCATCGGCCCTTCCACCCTATTGCTTAGATCCGCCAAGGACGCCGACAGCAGGACCCTGGCTAAACTCGCCAAGGAATCAGGAGAGAGACTGGCAGGCATTATCGAGAAGCTGCTTCTTTTCGCTGAAGCCGAGGGCAACGACCTAAATTCGGATGTATCCTCTTTCCATATACAGGAAACTCTATCGGAACTGCTCTCGGAATTCGAGGAAATCGCCCAGCAAAAGCAGCTCGAACTTCAGCTTCGCATCGAACCGAGCACGCCCCGATACTGGTTCGGCCAATCAGCGAAAGTTCGTCAGGCTCTTCGCATCCTGCTGGAGAACGCGCTTAAGTTCACCGAATCCGGCTGCGTGAACCTCTCCGCCCAGAGGATAACGAACATCAAGGAAGGCGAGTTTCTGGTGATCGAAGTTTCGGATACGGGAATCGGAATCAAAAAAGAGCTGTTGAAATCTCTGTTCGAACCCTTTCAACAGGGCCGAGACAAGGGAGGCAACAAGCACAGCGGCACTGGCATCGGTCTTGCAATCTGCCAGCAGCTGGTGCTTTCTATGAACGGCCAGATCGAAGTCGAAAGCGAGGAGGAAAACGGAGCGTTGTTTCGTATCACCCTACCACAAAACGTCTTATCCAAAAACAAGCGACAGAGCGCGATCTGACCCGCCACACGAATCGATTCCCCCCAAATATGAGAGCCTTATCACGCTTCGCTCCGCCACTGCTTTGCCTCGTCGCTTTCGCTAGCCACGTTCAAGACACCCGAGCCGGGCAAACGATCAATACTGGAGCCTTGCTCGTAGACAATCTCCTGCAGAGGGAGGATTACATGCGCTACGGCGAACACGGCCTACACTATGCGGAAGCTTGCGCCGCAATAGGAGCCATGCGCTTTTGCAGCGCAACCGAAGATCGAGCCCGACTGGAAGCGATCGCCTCCCGCTACCAAAAGCTGCTGGAACCCGGCAGCGATTTGATCAGCGCGGAGCCTCACGTGGACTTCAGCGTGATCGGGGCAATCCCGCTGCAAGCGTATCTATCGACTGGAGACAAAACGCAACGCGCCTTCGGATTGCGGTTCGCCGATCGCCAATGGGAGGATCCGCTTCCGAGCGGACTAACCTCCGAAACGCGTTGGTGGATCGACGACATGTACATGGTCGGCTTGCTGCAAATGCAGGCGTTTCGCGCCACCGAAGACCCGACCTACGCGGACCGAGCAGCTCGTTTCCTTCATGCCTACCTTTCTCGCCTCCAGCAAGAAAAC
The DNA window shown above is from Pelagicoccus sp. SDUM812003 and carries:
- a CDS encoding ATP-binding protein, producing MPTSTQSSPSVRRCLALLASACIAFFASAQAERDSFLGSPYFSVYEPTSIGSQHGLNHISIDPFGRILVASGANVLAFDGNVWLTYTPKELSVSQESFSIHTIGLAPNGKLYASTTTGIHQLSFAAGKRYELRSIADVEQHHHQGVSTLLELVTDGDIFYFYGQGSIAELDTATESVRFVQETSSSIASAALHQNSLYAFGVDGKALKREGNQWRALGSGEILRYREGIRSAESWPGVGLLLGPDISGLQRLDEEAGIVPWPSEIDQLETHRILDMEPISDQVLALSVANNGIFLINRKGEVIQCLSRSIDYRFGQANHLIHAGNGVVWAISESSVIRVDFLKPLTDISKLLPYATTYPRIFWHRDRMHVVSDSKLVGAITSQGGALLGFERLASELPSRILNAISVEDGILCATVDGVFLLRDDQRAQQIAGVAESTLVVRHPDYPNQAVAIGGQEYRLLKREDGQWRATSFSRPSRGLSYDAVLDKDGVIWLELGVGAVARLEMRPDSFDVRRLGAAEGLANYWVNIWQLGERTLFGVGSDMEYQVWDANTQAFTPVKEKIASGIFRDYPGVTRPVLDSESRLWVPTNSNHVILRMEEDGSISRDTETLASIQNERLLWVRARGEGIWLTGKNKIFHFNTAYEKPLPNLPETSIVSIEDPNTDTLLFDGLSDQLSDERAIAYRNNSLLIHAATPTIAYPHDISHQYRILGKSRYWHRFSTPESLALTNLLEGDYRIQIRAVSNNTYGAPTEFSFTIFPPFYRSAYAYFLYLLTFGILLYIGVRFIRTRAERRNKLLQSVVDLRTRELRVANDELKTLVRKAESATIAKTAFLHNVSHEMRTPLNGIIGPSTLLLRSAKDADSRTLAKLAKESGERLAGIIEKLLLFAEAEGNDLNSDVSSFHIQETLSELLSEFEEIAQQKQLELQLRIEPSTPRYWFGQSAKVRQALRILLENALKFTESGCVNLSAQRITNIKEGEFLVIEVSDTGIGIKKELLKSLFEPFQQGRDKGGNKHSGTGIGLAICQQLVLSMNGQIEVESEEENGALFRITLPQNVLSKNKRQSAI
- a CDS encoding DNA gyrase/topoisomerase IV subunit A, which produces MSDDSQDELDLPAGGEESESPEKSGNAKAPLASNYQSWFLDYASYVILDRAVPALNDGLKPVQRRIMYSLNELDDGRYNKVANVVGHAMRYHPHGDASIYSAMVGMGQRNLLIDTQGNWGNTLTGDGAAAARYIEARLSPFAREVVFNPKTTNWQLSYDGRNKEPINLPVKFPLLLAEGCEGIAVGLACKILPHNFNEIIDAAIAYLNKEEFELYPDFETGGVADFTNYNDGLRGGRILVRAVFEKLSKYQIAIREIPFGCTTGSLIDSIISANSKGKIKIKKIEDNTSDKAEILITLPPGSDADATIDALYVFTDCQVSIAPNSCIIENDTPYFLPVSEILQRSTDNVKGLLKRELEIKLAELEEKWHFDSLERIFIEERIYRRIEECETWEAVISEIHKGLDPFKSQLKREVTDDDVARLTEIRIKRISKYNSFKANEEIKKTEKGIRETKRHLRSLVKFTIAYFEALKEKYGKGRERRTRIESFETIKAAEVALPTEKLYVNREDGFIGFSLKKDEFLCECSQLDDVIAFSSDGTFRVSRVADKVFMGKDIVHVAVWKKGDEETIYDMVYRDGPRGSSFVKRFVVNAVTRDKVYDLTKGSKGSRVHYFRANADGSTRPIKVRLTPTCSARIKEFDFDLGELTVKGRASKGNLLTKYAIKSVRAHFNTEL
- a CDS encoding glycoside hydrolase family 88 protein: MRALSRFAPPLLCLVAFASHVQDTRAGQTINTGALLVDNLLQREDYMRYGEHGLHYAEACAAIGAMRFCSATEDRARLEAIASRYQKLLEPGSDLISAEPHVDFSVIGAIPLQAYLSTGDKTQRAFGLRFADRQWEDPLPSGLTSETRWWIDDMYMVGLLQMQAFRATEDPTYADRAARFLHAYLSRLQQENGLFHHGPDAPFLWGRGNGWCASALAEVLSSLPETHPLFPEILARYRTMMRSLLDYQQVSGMWTQLIDRPDSWEESSCTAMFAYAMQVGINHGWLDAHAYQAPVDKAWTSLLRRLDEQGDLQDICVGTGQSKDASYYLNRPRHSGDFHGQAPMLWLATQRLKIRP
- a CDS encoding tetratricopeptide repeat protein, which codes for MPDIVAETLAKAISLEHEGKPDAALKIYEEAIGSGAEEVLLHSNRGLLLDRMGKVELALADFRKANLISPNFRDHYNAGNMLMKLDRFEDALSEFEASLSYRNDYPDCWANKGIAHHALSQLEEARESFDRALQLNPDFAPAHRCLAILHRSLGRDSLAIGHFKKAAEAAPENANAWFEYGCALYKALDGETVSFDPSGPEGQAVNAFDRVIELAPANAGAWGRKIGVLFRLADAAQAADAQASDEAPQLVQLILADLASTLTLAREQFPHDDWFAKRQQDLANFQQDSP
- a CDS encoding amidohydrolase family protein, which produces MLPGLIESHAHLFLEGAELDFEKRKAYLKQSPTMLLAKAILRLEKLLKLGITAYRDAGDKDGVGIALSKLYRSPSHPAMPYVESPGPAIHHRGRYGSFMAEPIEDHAHPASVVEHRIKLGADRIKLIPTGIINFKKGLVTAKPQMDAQEVKAFTEAAKERGKQTFAHASGSDGIQNAIDGGVDSVEHGFFITDEQLARMRDLDIAWTPTFAPVQVQVDEAERMGWDQTVVSHLRRILESHSRSLAKAQARGVKIVAGSDAGSCGVGHGTHFLSELELMEQAGLSPLQVINSATGVPASRLGFSERFGSLTAGCKPRFILTEHDPLACVSQLRLPKITHFDGREFVGSESDDISGL
- a CDS encoding DNA topoisomerase IV subunit B, encoding MAESNYTESSIKSLSPREHIRLRPGMYIGKLGDGSSPDDGIYVLIKEIIDNSIDEHTSGHGNRIDITIQDETVTVRDYGRGIPLGKVVDCVSVINTGAKYDSETFQKSVGLNGVGTKAVNFLSETFSAAAFREGKTKRADFEHGELVNDGRKTKSDEKDGTFVQFVPDHSIFKNYTFRLEYVEAMLWNYAYLNTGLTLSLNGETFKSENGLKDLLQDNLSGDILYPIIHLKGDDIEVAITHGTHYSEEYFSFVNGQHTTMGGTHQAAFREAIVKTIREFFNKNYDPADVRTSIISAISIRVQEPVFESQTKTKLGSQNIAPKGPSIRNFVNTFIKKELDDHLHRYPQTAKALQQKIVSSEKERKELSGIRKLAREKAKKVNLHNKKLRDCRAHFNTKHKQAEDATLFIVEGDSAGGSITKTRDVNTQAVFSLKGKPLNAFGLSKKIVYQNDEFNCLQSALDIEDGLDTLRYNKVVIATDADVDGMHIRMLLLTFFLQFFPDLIRQGHLYILQTPLFRVRNKKSTIYCYSESEKEKALKQLGKTAEITRFKGLGEASPDEFATFIGPDMKLDPVTMSHLHNIDELLSFYMGKNTPQRQEFIIENLRIEKDVIETAEAV